The Stenotrophomonas rhizophila genome has a window encoding:
- a CDS encoding CHAT domain-containing protein has product MTTSTTTPSRVMGFDPAAIYRGSAERATLLIGVDTDPAVGRTTAHILMCESPEGKPAFPRVVVIAPPAAAWAKNDDEIIALISQGGSELRGSPLPREEVSIIRKRVTIVRCEDVNAASLVAQVVRSDGDFILVPMAEIYRDARVVAGAPHGRATALLAEDIWVPNVSAWLPDCIDHVHTNESAIMFSIPGLLVMREANKAAIEAIYDLTVASFGSKEEVQQNTFVVENMQQWAALAEMGRAREALAQIEASDLSAGLKRQLRIQVLFRGKERERAAEEIRALLVSGVKVPSENALRFGWMAQEGGDPESAKTLIKQSVVEVNEESHLARALGSCTGLDDSELEVLVYERLRGLYPESEALTDYRARLLLRWSREVSGDRISRVIRHITLAGYDALIADSLRDLSTKGVKALAEVSEPWSAEQRDFARLCGAHRLLVLNEAGKAIALAIQTSLDGESARRINWILIAALRRVLLERKEVQEAGFYKEVFQRLRDYVATHPDDPELREYFRGLFTVETSGNWGLALLVTQTMELATRAVAAIIDPPMVKVASPQEFSAFMQRADHWMGQARAIDVSSTALPDAVIGADDPAELLEAMSRAVDYLVETWEPDKAANVENMAFVGVMLARKVPDTLSDMNMLRLIASRRAMDGKVQRSRDLAEQILELAGSSKIRGRLAWGAYADLYQRSRHPVDALIGLSSAFAIDVPVDAPTLWWETYTLFRSVRDIGLFPFAGDLLVPLKRLQRMVADNPAGRARMQSLELGLRLMDSQRYTPAMLEQMVQDTANHYVSVAGMNEELIPALALLVQSMGLFEGVGGVIPKHVQEIKVAAMEHVTAADRAYLDAISAAHPTIEDAVRLHNRVEVARHADDAPGDLLAAELAARRILSESALSAEDAATAIELLADRELDPVAIERVLDVSWPSRYLHEIRPEAGAAMMMGLDIDGELTVLTSTEQGDTVARPAREAGSFVDALATWSENYPLRYGKIEREEGNNEIFVSMTPLAIPLPETAKLVVVGEPALLQIPLNLMVKGDGFWGQHHAIGYVPSLTWLHSTRTRPRITHARRVAWISDPGEVVDNSALVAVIQRTDTAFQQYGFRVDTNGSLPEDLVDAQIAVIAAHGSVGTDGRFLHRVTDEKELVISPRALTQALAGTELVILFICSGGRVDRHPHSNTTIGLPKLLLMAGSRVVIASPWPITPIISGYWLETFMAEWERDETALDSTFVANAAVDMKFGYVPQYAMAMTAYGDVMLKRSAAAPPEL; this is encoded by the coding sequence ATGACAACCAGTACAACGACCCCATCACGCGTGATGGGCTTCGATCCTGCTGCGATTTACAGGGGAAGTGCTGAGCGCGCCACGTTACTGATCGGCGTCGATACCGACCCGGCGGTAGGCAGGACGACAGCGCATATTCTGATGTGCGAATCCCCCGAGGGTAAGCCGGCCTTCCCGCGCGTCGTGGTGATAGCGCCGCCCGCGGCAGCGTGGGCAAAGAACGATGATGAGATCATCGCACTTATCTCGCAAGGCGGCAGCGAGCTTCGAGGGTCTCCACTGCCGCGCGAGGAAGTGAGCATCATCAGAAAGCGAGTTACGATCGTGCGCTGCGAAGACGTAAACGCCGCCTCGTTGGTAGCCCAGGTGGTGCGATCCGACGGCGACTTCATCTTGGTGCCAATGGCGGAGATCTATCGGGATGCCAGGGTGGTGGCCGGTGCGCCGCACGGGCGCGCCACGGCGCTGTTGGCAGAGGATATCTGGGTGCCTAACGTCAGCGCATGGCTTCCAGACTGCATTGACCATGTGCACACCAATGAAAGCGCGATCATGTTCAGTATCCCCGGGCTTCTCGTGATGCGGGAGGCCAACAAGGCGGCGATCGAGGCGATCTACGATCTGACTGTCGCCAGCTTTGGTTCTAAAGAAGAGGTGCAGCAGAATACCTTTGTCGTAGAGAACATGCAGCAGTGGGCGGCCCTAGCAGAGATGGGGCGTGCGCGGGAGGCGTTAGCGCAGATTGAGGCATCTGATCTGAGTGCAGGCCTAAAGCGGCAACTGAGGATCCAAGTGCTCTTTCGGGGCAAGGAGCGGGAGCGGGCGGCCGAAGAAATCCGCGCGCTACTTGTCAGTGGCGTCAAAGTTCCGTCCGAAAACGCGCTCCGGTTTGGATGGATGGCGCAGGAGGGAGGCGATCCCGAGTCGGCGAAGACGCTGATCAAGCAAAGCGTAGTGGAAGTGAATGAGGAGTCTCACCTCGCGCGCGCACTCGGATCGTGCACTGGGCTGGACGATAGCGAGCTGGAAGTGCTGGTGTACGAGCGCCTACGCGGGCTGTATCCGGAGAGTGAGGCCCTAACGGACTACCGCGCGCGCTTGCTGCTGCGGTGGAGTCGGGAGGTGTCCGGTGATCGGATCAGCCGCGTGATTCGCCACATAACCCTCGCCGGCTACGATGCTCTCATTGCCGACTCATTGCGCGATCTCTCCACCAAAGGGGTAAAGGCGTTGGCCGAGGTAAGTGAACCCTGGTCGGCCGAGCAACGCGATTTTGCGAGGCTGTGCGGGGCGCACCGACTGCTAGTTCTCAATGAGGCGGGTAAGGCTATCGCACTGGCGATACAGACGTCCTTAGACGGGGAAAGTGCTCGGCGCATCAATTGGATATTGATTGCCGCGCTCAGGCGAGTACTGCTGGAAAGAAAGGAAGTACAGGAGGCAGGCTTCTACAAAGAGGTATTCCAGCGGCTGCGCGACTACGTCGCCACGCACCCAGATGATCCGGAATTGCGGGAATACTTCCGTGGATTGTTCACTGTCGAGACCAGTGGTAACTGGGGCCTTGCGTTGCTCGTCACGCAAACGATGGAGCTGGCCACACGTGCCGTGGCCGCGATCATCGATCCCCCGATGGTGAAGGTTGCCTCGCCTCAGGAATTTAGTGCGTTCATGCAGCGTGCTGATCATTGGATGGGCCAGGCACGTGCCATTGATGTGAGCAGTACAGCACTGCCTGACGCTGTCATCGGAGCGGACGACCCGGCCGAACTGCTCGAGGCGATGTCAAGGGCAGTCGACTACCTGGTCGAGACGTGGGAGCCTGACAAGGCGGCCAATGTAGAAAACATGGCCTTTGTGGGTGTGATGCTCGCCAGGAAAGTCCCCGACACGCTCTCCGACATGAACATGCTCCGACTGATCGCCAGCCGACGGGCGATGGACGGTAAGGTGCAGAGAAGTCGCGACTTGGCCGAGCAGATTCTTGAGCTTGCCGGCTCCTCCAAGATTAGGGGCCGGCTGGCGTGGGGCGCGTATGCAGACCTGTATCAGCGCTCCCGGCATCCGGTGGATGCGCTGATTGGTCTCTCGTCTGCGTTCGCAATCGATGTGCCGGTCGATGCCCCGACGCTGTGGTGGGAGACCTACACCCTGTTCCGCAGCGTACGTGATATAGGCCTGTTCCCGTTCGCGGGGGATCTGCTGGTGCCTCTCAAGCGCCTGCAGCGAATGGTCGCCGACAATCCGGCCGGACGCGCCCGCATGCAATCGCTAGAGCTGGGACTGCGGTTGATGGATAGCCAGCGCTATACCCCGGCCATGCTTGAGCAGATGGTGCAAGACACGGCCAATCACTACGTCTCGGTCGCAGGCATGAACGAGGAGTTGATCCCGGCGCTTGCGCTGCTGGTGCAATCGATGGGGTTGTTCGAAGGCGTTGGTGGCGTGATACCGAAGCATGTCCAAGAGATCAAAGTGGCGGCTATGGAACATGTGACGGCCGCGGATCGAGCGTACCTGGACGCAATTTCGGCAGCTCATCCGACCATTGAAGATGCGGTACGTCTGCATAATCGCGTGGAAGTGGCGCGACATGCGGACGATGCGCCGGGAGACCTTCTGGCCGCTGAGCTTGCCGCCCGACGAATCCTGTCCGAGTCGGCGCTGTCTGCCGAGGACGCGGCAACCGCGATTGAGCTGTTGGCGGACCGCGAGTTGGACCCAGTGGCGATCGAGCGCGTCTTGGACGTGAGTTGGCCCTCGCGATACTTGCATGAAATCCGCCCAGAGGCAGGGGCGGCCATGATGATGGGCTTGGACATTGATGGCGAACTGACGGTACTGACCTCGACCGAGCAAGGCGATACGGTAGCGCGACCGGCCCGGGAGGCGGGATCTTTTGTTGATGCGCTGGCCACCTGGAGCGAAAATTACCCGCTTCGATACGGAAAGATTGAGCGCGAAGAGGGTAACAACGAGATTTTCGTGAGCATGACGCCCTTGGCGATACCGCTGCCCGAGACGGCCAAGCTGGTCGTCGTGGGGGAGCCGGCGCTGCTCCAGATTCCGCTCAACCTGATGGTAAAGGGGGACGGTTTCTGGGGCCAGCACCACGCCATTGGCTACGTGCCCTCGCTGACATGGCTCCACTCCACCCGTACGCGGCCAAGGATCACCCATGCCCGACGTGTGGCATGGATATCCGACCCGGGCGAGGTGGTCGATAACAGCGCCTTGGTTGCAGTGATCCAGCGCACCGACACGGCGTTTCAGCAGTACGGCTTTAGGGTCGATACCAATGGCTCGCTGCCTGAGGACCTAGTCGATGCACAGATCGCCGTTATCGCGGCACATGGGAGTGTCGGCACCGATGGTCGCTTTTTGCACCGGGTGACCGATGAGAAGGAGTTGGTGATCTCGCCGCGGGCATTGACTCAAGCTCTGGCCGGGACTGAATTGGTGATCTTGTTCATCTGCAGCGGTGGCCGCGTGGATCGGCACCCGCACTCCAACACCACGATCGGTCTTCCCAAGCTCCTACTGATGGCCGGCTCGCGGGTCGTCATCGCCTCGCCGTGGCCGATTACGCCGATCATTTCGGGATATTGGTTGGAAACGTTCATGGCCGAATGGGAGCGGGATGAGACCGCACTGGATTCGACCTTCGTGGCCAACGCTGCCGTTGATATGAAGTTCGGGTACGTACCACAGTACGCCATGGCGATGACCGCATATGGCGACGTGATGCTGAAGAGATCTGCAGCAGCGCCACCGGAGCTCTAG